The Fusobacterium pseudoperiodonticum DNA window CTTGCTCAGTTTTTTTTATTTCATCAAAAGTAGTTTCATAGTCAAAAAAATTAAAACCTTCTGTCTCTAAAATATCACTTTCAAGATGTTTAGGATCATAGATTTTTTTACCTAACATCTGTAAACCACCACAGATACCCACAATAATTTTTCCTTTTTCTTTTAATTCTTTTACTTTTTCAAAAATCCCTCTTTGTTTTAAATCCTCTAAATCTGTTATAGTATTTTTACTTCCAGGAAAAATGATTATATCCTCATTCCCTAAATCTTTGGCATCATATACATATTTAAGTCTTACATCATCATACTGTTTAAAAGCATGAAAATCAGTAAAGTTTGACATCTTTTTAGTTTTAATTACAGAGATATTTATATATTCTTTATTATCTGAATAAACTCTTTTATCTTCATCAGATAAACTATCCTCTTCTTCTATTCTTAAATCTGCATAAGGTAATACTCCTAAAAATTTTATATCCAATCCTTCATCTTTAAATTTTTTATCTAATATTTCAATAGCAGGTTTTAATAAATCACTATCCCCTCTAAATTTATTGATAATATATCCTTTTATTCTTTTTCTATCTTGCTCATCTAATAACATCACTGTTCCATAGATTGAAGCAAATACTCCTCCTATATCTATATTTCCTACCAATATAACGGGAGCATCTACAAGTTCAGCCATACCCATATTTACCAAATCATATTCTCTCAAATTTATTTCTGCAGGGCTACCTCCACCTTCTAAAACTGCTATATCAAAATTAGACTCTATATTATTTTTATAAGAATCTAAAGCTATTTTTTTTAAATCTTTTGAATTTGAAAAGTAAGTTTTAGCATCAACAGTATATGCAACCCTTCCATTTATTATTACCTGTGAATTATTATCAGAATTAGGTTTTAATAAAATAGGGTTCATAAAGGCTCTTGGAATTTCATAAGCTGCCTCAGCTTGAATAACTGTTCCTCTACTCATCTCTAATCCTTCTATATCTACAAAAGAATTTAGTGCCATATTTTGAGATTTAAAAGGTGTAGTTCTATATCCATCTTGTGCAAATATTCTGCATAAACCCGCTACCATTAATGTTTTTCCAACTGATGAACCTGTTCCTTGTATCATTATATTTTTATGCTTTTTCATATATCCTCCAAAGCTAATTTTTTTATTCTTATTATAACATAAGTTTTCTTGACAATTAATCATTTCTCCCATAGAATATTAATATATATTAAATAAATTAAAAAGGAGTTTTCTATGACACTTAGTGATGTACTTGCTGCTTTAGGAGTTGTTTTAAATGGTATTCCACAAGCTCTTTTAGCTGCTACTTATGGTTTTGCTTCAGTTCCAACTGCCTTTGGTTTTGTTGTTGGTGCCGTTGCTTGTCTGTTATATGGTTCTGTTATACCAATTTCATTCCAAGCTGAAACAATAACTCTTGCTGGAATGCTAGGAAAAGATATTAGAGAAAGACTTTCAATAATTTTATTTTCAGGTATAACTATGGTTATTTTAGGACTTACTGGAACTCTTTCTATAATAGTTGACTTTGCAGGTTCAACAATTATAAACGCAATGATGGCAGGAGTCGGAATAATGTTGGCTAGAATAGCTTTAGGTGGGCTAAAAGAAAGTAGAATTGTTACTGCTAGTTCGATTGCATCAGCCTTTATAACTTATTTCTTTTTTGGACAAAATTTAGTTTATACTATTGTAGTCTGTGTAATATTTTCAAGCTTAGTTGCCAATATCTTCAAAATAGATTTTGGTGGAGGAATTGTTGAAAATTACAAAAAAATTGAAATAAAAAAACCTATTTTAAATTTCAATGTCATTCGTGGATCTTTGGCTCTTGCTTGTTTGACTATTGGAGCTAATATAGCCTTTGGAAATATTACGGCTTCTATGACAGGAAAATATGAAGCTAATATAGATCACTTAACTATATACTCAGGACTTGCTGATGCTGTTTCTTCACTTTTTGGTGGTGGACCAGTTGAAGCTATCATATCTGCTACTGCTGCTGCACCTAACCCTTTAAATAGTGGAATTCTAATGATGGTAATAATGGCAGTTATCTTATTCTTTGGTTTATTACCTAAGATTAGTAAATATATTCCTGGGCACTCTGTTCATGGTTTCTTATTTATTTTAGGAGCTATAGTAACAGTACCTACAAATGCTTCTCTTGCATTTTCAGGAGGAACACCACAAGATTATGTTGTTGCTGCAACTGCTATGACAGTTACTGCTGCAAATGACCCTTTCATTGGACTACTTGTAGCTTTAGTTGTTAAATATATTTTTGTATTCATAGGATAAGGAGGAAAATTATGAAAACTTATACTTTAAACATTGCTGGACTTAAAAGAGAATTGCCTATAATAAAACTTTCTTATGATTTATCAATAGCTAGTTTTGTTATCTTGGGAGATACTGAAATTGTTAGAAAGACTGCTCCTATGATAGCCAAAAAATTACCAGATGTTGATTTTATAATAACTGCTGAAGCAAAGGGTATACCATTGGCTTATGAAATTTCTAGAGTTTTAAATTTAAACGAATATATTGTTGCTAGAAAAAGTATAAAAGCCTATATGGAAGCTCCTATTGAAGTTGATGTAGATTCTATAACAACTAATGGTTCTCAAAAATTATATTTAAATAGTATAGATGCACAAAAAATTAAAGGAAAAAGAGTTGCTTTGGTAGATGATGTTATCTCTACTGGACAATCTTTAAAAGCCCTTGAAACATTAGTTGAAAAAGCTGGTGCAAATATCGTAGCAAAGGCTGCTATACTTGCTGAAGGAGATGCAAAAGATAGAAAAGATATCATTTTCCTTGAAGCATTACCTATATTTTAAAATAAATAGGGGCTGTTGCAAAGTTAAGTTTTCAAACCTAAAGTAAAAAATAAGTAAGTTACGAATGGAAATTTTAGATAAAAAATCAAATAGAATGAGCCGAGCAAATGCAGGAGTGTTTGAGTGTAACGAGTTTCCTGATTTGCAGCGAATTCTTGATTTTTTATCGTTAAGAAATTTACTCAGTAACGAACTATTTTTTACTTTTTGTGAATTTGCAACAGCCCCTATTTTTTACTTATGCTTATTCCTGTGAAACCTGAAATAATTGTTAGAATTACACACTAGATATTGTTAAAAAATGAAAATATAGTTGGCACTGATGATACAACACCTAAGAATACTTGATAAGAAGCCATTATTATAATTGCTACAACACATTTATTTTTCTCAGACTTTCTAGCTTTTTTTACATGCTGTTCATATCTTTTTAAAAGTTCTTCATCAGCAAATTCTTCTTCTGTATAAGGTAAATAAGTGTAGTCTTTTAAAATTGCAGCTGAATACTCATCATTTTCGATAAGATAAAAACCTTCTTTAAACATATTAGTTGTGGAATATTTATTATATGTATAAGCTAAAAAAATATCTATTGGATATAGTGCTGTCATTAAGATAAAAGGCACTATTATATAATATGAAATTTCAAATTTACTTTCTTCTATCCCAATATAAACTATATCAAAAATTTCTTTTGCAAGTACTGCAAAAATAATAATTTTACAAAGAAAAAACATAAAAAAATAAGCAAAATCTTTAAGTTTTCCTCTGAACAATGGAACCCAAAATCCAAAGAAGAATGTTGTCCAGCTAAAGCCTACAAAGGCATTTTTTAATTGTCCCTCTTTTTCTAATCTAACTTTTATAGCCATAACTCCCCCTTAGTACCCTACTTTTGATAATACTTTTATAAGTGCTATTAGTCCAATTATACTAACTACTATCGATAAAACAGTCATAAACATAGGTATTAAAAAGATGAGCCATTTACGTCTTTCTTCCCTTTTAGTTTCTCTTATATATCCTTTACATCTTGCTATTTTTTCCTCATCTTGTGCATCAATTTCATAGTCTATATAACCATAACTTCCTAATATTGCAAGAGAATATTCATCATTATCCATAGGTTTCCATCCATCTAACAACATATTTTTTGTATATATCTTATTATAATAAATTGCAAGTAAAAAACTAATAATATAATTAATCCCTATATAAGAGAATATAAAAATAGTTAGTATATAAAATTCCCCAGTTTTTAGTGCATTTATTATTACAAATAGAATTGTAGTTGTTTGAAATAGCATTATTCCTAAAAATACTAAAAACCCTTTCAAATCTAACCTAAATGAAGGTACCCAAATTCCTAGAAATAATGTTGTCCAGCTGAAGCCTACATAGGCATCTTTTTTAAATCCATCTTTTTCCAATT harbors:
- a CDS encoding HrgC protein, with protein sequence MAIKVRLEKEGQLKNAFVGFSWTTFFFGFWVPLFRGKLKDFAYFFMFFLCKIIIFAVLAKEIFDIVYIGIEESKFEISYYIIVPFILMTALYPIDIFLAYTYNKYSTTNMFKEGFYLIENDEYSAAILKDYTYLPYTEEEFADEELLKRYEQHVKKARKSEKNKCVVAIIIMASYQVFLGVVSSVPTIFSFFNNI
- a CDS encoding NCS2 family permease; protein product: MTLSDVLAALGVVLNGIPQALLAATYGFASVPTAFGFVVGAVACLLYGSVIPISFQAETITLAGMLGKDIRERLSIILFSGITMVILGLTGTLSIIVDFAGSTIINAMMAGVGIMLARIALGGLKESRIVTASSIASAFITYFFFGQNLVYTIVVCVIFSSLVANIFKIDFGGGIVENYKKIEIKKPILNFNVIRGSLALACLTIGANIAFGNITASMTGKYEANIDHLTIYSGLADAVSSLFGGGPVEAIISATAAAPNPLNSGILMMVIMAVILFFGLLPKISKYIPGHSVHGFLFILGAIVTVPTNASLAFSGGTPQDYVVAATAMTVTAANDPFIGLLVALVVKYIFVFIG
- a CDS encoding phosphoribosyltransferase family protein, which encodes MKTYTLNIAGLKRELPIIKLSYDLSIASFVILGDTEIVRKTAPMIAKKLPDVDFIITAEAKGIPLAYEISRVLNLNEYIVARKSIKAYMEAPIEVDVDSITTNGSQKLYLNSIDAQKIKGKRVALVDDVISTGQSLKALETLVEKAGANIVAKAAILAEGDAKDRKDIIFLEALPIF
- a CDS encoding cobyric acid synthase, translating into MKKHKNIMIQGTGSSVGKTLMVAGLCRIFAQDGYRTTPFKSQNMALNSFVDIEGLEMSRGTVIQAEAAYEIPRAFMNPILLKPNSDNNSQVIINGRVAYTVDAKTYFSNSKDLKKIALDSYKNNIESNFDIAVLEGGGSPAEINLREYDLVNMGMAELVDAPVILVGNIDIGGVFASIYGTVMLLDEQDRKRIKGYIINKFRGDSDLLKPAIEILDKKFKDEGLDIKFLGVLPYADLRIEEEDSLSDEDKRVYSDNKEYINISVIKTKKMSNFTDFHAFKQYDDVRLKYVYDAKDLGNEDIIIFPGSKNTITDLEDLKQRGIFEKVKELKEKGKIIVGICGGLQMLGKKIYDPKHLESDILETEGFNFFDYETTFDEIKKTEQVTKKLELTEGILKDFSNYEVKGYEIHQGISTFDAPLICKDRIFATYIHGIFDNSKFTNDFLNIVRREKNMPEQKEFFSFNEFKEKEYDKLAELLRKNLDMAEIYKIMEKK